One Chryseobacterium sp. StRB126 genomic region harbors:
- a CDS encoding NADP-dependent oxidoreductase: MKAFLINNYTKDGLQLADVPAPKVGDNDVLLEVHSASLNLLDSKIKKGEFKLFLPYQFPLILGHDVAGIVTKVGKNVKKFKMGDEIYSRVPDFHIGTFAEYISINEKDVALKPKNLTMEESASIPLVALTAWQALVEKANLKKGQKVFIQAGSGGVGTLAIQLAKHLGATVATTASEKSFELLKSLGADVLIDYKTQDFETMLKDYDVVLNSQDNKTLQKSINILKPNGQVISISGPPTPDFAKEMELPWYLKIVMSLLSFSIRGKAKKRNIDYSFLFMKANGNQLEKIAKLIEADIIKPVIDKIYPFEQTNEALEYVESGHAKGKVVIKVK; encoded by the coding sequence ATGAAAGCTTTCCTCATCAACAATTACACGAAAGATGGACTTCAGCTTGCAGATGTTCCTGCACCAAAAGTCGGTGACAATGACGTTTTGTTAGAAGTTCATTCCGCCAGCCTCAATCTTTTGGATTCAAAAATCAAAAAGGGCGAATTCAAATTGTTTTTACCCTATCAATTTCCATTAATTTTAGGACACGATGTTGCTGGAATCGTCACGAAAGTTGGCAAGAATGTCAAGAAATTCAAAATGGGTGATGAGATCTATTCACGGGTTCCGGATTTTCACATAGGGACTTTTGCAGAATATATTTCTATTAATGAGAAAGATGTTGCCCTTAAACCTAAAAACCTGACGATGGAAGAATCCGCTTCTATTCCTTTGGTAGCGCTGACTGCTTGGCAAGCATTGGTTGAAAAAGCAAATTTGAAAAAGGGACAAAAAGTCTTTATCCAGGCCGGTTCAGGTGGCGTGGGAACTTTAGCAATCCAATTGGCAAAACATTTAGGAGCAACTGTTGCAACAACTGCGAGTGAAAAAAGTTTCGAACTTTTGAAGAGTCTCGGAGCAGATGTTTTGATTGATTACAAAACGCAGGATTTCGAAACGATGCTTAAAGATTATGATGTTGTACTCAACAGTCAGGACAATAAGACATTACAAAAATCAATCAACATTCTTAAACCAAACGGTCAGGTGATTTCTATTTCAGGTCCGCCAACTCCCGATTTTGCTAAAGAAATGGAACTGCCTTGGTATTTAAAGATTGTGATGTCATTGTTAAGTTTCAGCATCAGAGGGAAAGCCAAAAAGCGAAATATCGACTACTCTTTTCTTTTTATGAAAGCCAACGGAAATCAATTGGAAAAAATCGCAAAACTTATCGAAGCTGACATCATCAAACCTGTAATTGACAAAATCTACCCTTTTGAACAAACCAATGAAGCGCTGGAATATGTTGAAAGTGGACATGCGAAAGGAAAGGTCGTTATAAAAGTTAAGTAA
- a CDS encoding SDR family oxidoreductase, with amino-acid sequence MKLKGKTILITGGASGIGLEAAKQFLAIGAKVIITGRTQSKLDAVKKAFPSIVTIQSDAGKEADAQALFEKVKALGGIDILYNNAGVLVPPANLGIPNDKHLEGAAYEMEVNYLGVIRLNNLFLDMLNSRNESAIINTTSILSITPSLIEATYSSSKTALAFYTISLREHLKIIGSKVKIFELIPPLVATEMTVERKDKKITPEKMIEGLINGLSKDHYTIRVGDAKIFSFINRFFPKIGFNINNPKQSHQLLKN; translated from the coding sequence ATGAAATTAAAAGGAAAAACCATTTTGATCACAGGTGGCGCATCAGGAATTGGGCTCGAAGCTGCGAAGCAATTTTTAGCAATTGGCGCAAAGGTGATCATTACAGGAAGAACCCAATCTAAGCTGGATGCCGTAAAAAAAGCATTTCCATCTATCGTCACGATACAAAGTGATGCCGGAAAAGAAGCTGATGCCCAAGCTCTTTTTGAAAAAGTGAAAGCATTAGGTGGCATTGATATTTTATATAATAATGCGGGCGTTCTTGTGCCGCCTGCAAATCTCGGTATTCCAAATGATAAACATCTTGAAGGTGCAGCATACGAAATGGAAGTTAATTATCTGGGTGTCATCAGGCTGAATAATCTTTTTTTGGATATGCTAAACTCCAGAAATGAATCTGCAATCATCAATACGACTTCGATATTAAGCATAACGCCTTCACTGATCGAGGCAACCTACTCCTCCTCAAAAACCGCATTGGCATTTTACACCATTTCGCTTCGGGAACATTTAAAGATCATTGGAAGCAAAGTGAAAATCTTTGAATTGATTCCACCACTTGTTGCAACAGAAATGACCGTAGAAAGAAAAGATAAAAAAATAACGCCTGAAAAAATGATCGAAGGTCTCATCAATGGTTTGTCAAAAGACCATTACACCATCCGAGTAGGTGACGCAAAAATTTTTAGCTTTATCAATAGATTCTTCCCGAAAATTGGCTTTAATATCAACAATCCAAAACAAAGTCATCAACTTTTAAAAAATTAA
- a CDS encoding SDR family oxidoreductase codes for MKTTGNTIFISGGSAGIGLAIAKKLSDAGNQIIINGRNEARLQNALKELDNAVAIAGDLSLEADRIRIAEELKTNHPNLNIIINNAGSAFMNDLSNSENNAAEKAYQEINTNYISVIHFTSLVLPQLLEQEDSAIINISSIAVFRSNKFLPTYSASKAALHSYTQGLRDTFADNDKLNVYEVYPPLVNTEFSAEIGGANGIPASEVADELFLALEKDQFEVPVGDTKNIHNLINPITEQIPH; via the coding sequence ATGAAAACAACAGGAAATACCATATTCATCAGTGGCGGAAGTGCCGGAATCGGATTGGCAATTGCCAAAAAACTAAGTGATGCAGGCAATCAAATCATCATTAATGGTAGAAATGAAGCGCGTCTCCAAAATGCCTTAAAAGAATTGGATAATGCCGTTGCTATCGCAGGTGATCTATCTTTGGAAGCAGACCGAATCCGAATTGCAGAGGAACTCAAAACCAATCATCCGAATCTGAATATCATCATCAACAATGCCGGTTCTGCTTTTATGAATGACCTCAGCAACAGCGAAAACAACGCTGCTGAAAAAGCATATCAGGAAATCAACACCAATTACATCAGCGTGATTCATTTCACTTCGTTGGTTTTGCCACAATTATTAGAACAAGAAGATTCGGCAATCATCAACATTTCTTCGATTGCTGTTTTCAGGTCAAACAAATTTTTGCCCACATACTCTGCCAGCAAAGCCGCGCTCCACAGTTACACCCAAGGATTGCGGGATACTTTTGCAGACAATGATAAATTGAATGTTTATGAAGTTTATCCGCCATTGGTCAATACAGAATTTTCAGCAGAAATTGGTGGTGCTAATGGAATTCCTGCTTCTGAAGTTGCAGATGAACTGTTTTTAGCTTTAGAAAAAGATCAGTTCGAAGTTCCGGTTGGCGATACGAAAAACATCCATAATTTGATAAATCCGATCACAGAGCAGATTCCTCATTAA
- a CDS encoding alkene reductase: MSHTTSLFEHFQLNDLELENRMVMAPLTRSRSDNPEHTATELNAKYYSQRASAGLIITEGTVISEEAVGVINVPGIYSQAQIEGWKLTTSAVHEKGGKIFAQLWHTGANSHPDHHNGNAPLAPSAYNPNVEVFTPTGFKKSESSRAMSIDDIKQTVSDFKQGAINAFEAGFDGVELHGANGYLLQQFFSKNSNLREDEYGGSIENRARILFEILDELKNVVNLSRVGIRLNPSLNGIMGISVDDETIEFYNYVVTKLNEYGLAYIHLIEPFTDVSNNQNAIQEVAKYFRKIYNGTIIINRGFNKETATKILNDGDADLVSFGVPFLANPDLVERFKIDAPLNAPDQSTFYTPGEKGYTDYPFLSE; the protein is encoded by the coding sequence ATGAGTCATACAACATCCTTATTTGAGCACTTTCAACTCAACGATTTAGAATTAGAAAACAGAATGGTAATGGCGCCATTAACCCGTAGCCGTTCCGACAACCCAGAACATACCGCCACAGAATTGAATGCAAAATATTACAGCCAACGTGCATCAGCAGGTCTTATTATTACGGAAGGAACTGTCATCAGTGAAGAAGCAGTTGGTGTTATCAACGTTCCGGGCATTTACAGCCAAGCACAAATTGAAGGTTGGAAACTCACCACCTCAGCCGTTCACGAGAAAGGAGGTAAAATCTTTGCTCAACTTTGGCATACGGGCGCCAACTCCCATCCCGATCATCACAATGGCAACGCTCCTTTAGCACCATCTGCGTACAACCCGAATGTGGAAGTCTTCACTCCTACCGGATTCAAAAAAAGTGAAAGTTCTAGAGCGATGAGCATTGATGACATCAAACAAACGGTGTCAGATTTCAAACAAGGTGCAATCAATGCTTTCGAAGCTGGTTTTGATGGTGTGGAATTACACGGTGCGAATGGCTATCTGCTACAGCAATTCTTCAGCAAAAACAGCAATCTGCGTGAGGATGAATATGGTGGCTCGATAGAAAATCGTGCAAGAATTCTTTTTGAGATTTTGGATGAACTGAAAAATGTGGTAAATCTAAGCCGTGTTGGAATCCGTCTGAATCCTTCTTTAAACGGTATTATGGGAATCTCAGTAGATGACGAAACCATTGAATTTTATAATTATGTAGTTACTAAATTGAATGAATACGGTTTAGCATACATCCACCTCATTGAGCCATTTACGGATGTTTCAAATAATCAAAACGCGATACAGGAAGTTGCAAAATATTTCCGCAAAATCTACAACGGCACCATCATCATCAACAGAGGATTCAACAAAGAAACAGCTACAAAAATACTCAATGACGGCGACGCCGACCTTGTATCTTTCGGTGTTCCTTTCCTGGCAAATCCTGACTTGGTAGAAAGATTTAAAATCGATGCTCCTCTCAACGCTCCAGACCAAAGCACATTTTACACGCCTGGCGAAAAAGGCTACACAGATTATCCATTTTTATCAGAATAA